A single genomic interval of Pochonia chlamydosporia 170 chromosome 7, whole genome shotgun sequence harbors:
- a CDS encoding protein kinase, catalytic domain-containing protein (similar to Metarhizium robertsii ARSEF 23 XP_007819457.1) produces MGSHMQVQPHAETLFHLVPTNLVAEEALQHPDNRRFVSTSEEGRFGLEVGFHVPSTARGHVITRLGRNADIILRSSTPSNPMSAVHVAFEFHPATELVRLSVRSKRLASVEFGILHTQGNAASNRAEMGKITGDGVILYGQNYRLIIEHYTFNLVWKHFSQDLGANTESLRALAVRGYYTSLQRVQNVRSRDRPTEYDHSEALSWHITRLSTTKDAPLQDIKALRTILGKGSFGMVYEAVDRVTGNTFAVKVVSLERNADDAQAQAARACLHREIKVMQRLKHKHIIEYLGHQLLDTLKPEIFMPRRKGNLKSLAEERDLPMTHQDLIFQVAEQMLSALDYLECQGSLIHRDIKPENILYSPEGEKNYLFQLADFGLANYLTLATTFCGTGHYQAPELYPGVSGIDAPQSHKMDVWSLVATLVAVHPATDFPPKTPTSYAVILRTLVRYASESIFEPMGRENPARRASAAQMLVKLFDGRGLTTPLSRVPPIPPPENQVPAAHVVSNHGRPGSRDRVHNTRQQARRTPRVQPLITYPPELRTARRNPQRALQPRPNGVRGGGISKRQGEPRQSQRTPVYDYRMDLN; encoded by the exons ATGGGTTCGCACATGCAGGTGCAGCCTCATGCCGAAACCTTGTTCCACTTGGTGCCGACCAACCTGGTCGCCGAGGAGGCACTACAGCATCCTGACAACAGGCGCTTTGTGTCGACTTCCGAAGAAGGTCGCTTCGGTCTTGAGGTTGGCTTTCATGTGCCGTCCACGGCTCGCGGCCATGTCATTACTAGACTCGGACGAAATGCAGACATAATTCTCCGGTCAAGTACGCCCAGCAATCCCATGTCGGCGGTCCATGTCGCCTTCGAGTTCCATCCCGCAACAGAACTTGTGCGACTATCAGTCCGATCAAAGCGTCTTGCCTCGGTGGAATTTGGCATACTACATACCCAAGGCAATGCAGCATCCAACCGCGCTGAGATGGGAAAGATCACCGGAGATGGTGTTATTCTCTATGGCCAGAACTACCGCCTTATTATTGAACATTACACGTTCAATTTGGTGTGGAAGCACTTTAGTCAAGACCTCGGAGCCAACACCGAATCCCTCAGGGCCCTTGCCGTCCGAGGGTACTATACCTCCCTACAACGGGTACAAAACGTCAGATCCCGCGACCGCCCTACAGAATATGATCACTCTGAAGCGCTGTCGTGGCACATTACTAGGCTGAGTACGACGAAAGATGCCCCTTTACAAGATATCAAGGCACTACGAACAATTCTGGGCAAGGGGTCATTTGGCATGGTCTACGAAGCAGTCGACCGGGTCACTGGCAATACGTTTGCCGTCAAGGTTGTCTCGCTCGAACGCAACGCCGATGAtgcccaagcccaagcagcCCGAGCTTGTCTCCACAGAGAAATCAAAGTCATGCAGCGTTTAAAACAT AAGCACATTATCGAGTATCTCGGGCACCAACTCCTCGACACCCTCAAGCCAGAGATCTTCATGCCCCGACGCAAGGGAAACCTGAAGTCGCTCGCCGAAGAACGCGACCTGCCCATGACGCATCAAGACCTCATCTTCCAAGTTGCGGAACAGATGCTTAGCGCCCTCGACTACTTGGAATGTCAGGGATCTCTAATCCACAGAGACATAAAGCCAGAGAATATTCTATACTCCCCCGAAGGTGAGAAGAACTATCTTTTCCAGCTGGCTGATTTTGGGCTCGCCAATTACCTTACGTTGGCCACAACATTTTGTGGTACGGGCCATTATCAAGCTCCAGAGCTATACCCTGGCGTGAGCGGCATCGATGCCCCTCAAAGCCACAAgatggatgtctggtccctcGTTGCAACCCTTGTGGCCGTGCACCCAGCCACGGATTTCCCGCCAAAGACCCCTACTAGTTACGCCGTTATCCTGAGGACACTGGTGCGTTATGCCTCGGAATCAATATTCGAGCCCATGGGAAGGGAGAATCCGGCACGTCGGGCATCAGCTGCTCAAATGCTCGTCAAGCTCTTTGACGGCAGGGGTCTGACAACTCCTCTGTCAAGAGTCCCGCCAATCCCACCACCCGAGAACCAGGTGCCGGCTGCCCACGTTGTGAGCAACCATGGAAGGCCAGGGAGTCGTGACAGGGTTCATAATACCCGGCAACAGGCAAGGCGCACACCTCGTGTTCAGCCCTTGATCACATATCCGCCGGAACTACGAACAGCCCGAAGAAACCCCCAGCGCGCACTACAGCCGAGGCCGAATGGTGTACGAGGCGGCGGAATATCCAAGCGCCAGGGCGAACCCAGACAATCTCAAAGGACACCAGTTTACGATTACCGTATGGATCTCAATTAA